One window of the Conexibacter sp. SYSU D00693 genome contains the following:
- a CDS encoding DUF11 domain-containing protein — translation MLRRPFGRCLAPLLALALLGAAPTAASADRGFTPRFSANDTGDVTLASNALMTCPTSASGCSTVQQGTQNAVAQNNDWNMTYVDVDGDPTTFNSSRATLDLPAGATVLFAGLYYGGDWSTGTAAAPNATARNKVKLRAPGDTVPRLLTASVVDDSTLNVGRYQGFVDVTDVVSARGEGQYTVADVQAGKGADHYAGWSLVVAYRDTTQPARNLTVFDGLRTIRPSDPPTTIPVSGFKTPPAGEVRTTVGFVTWEGDLGYTGDTATLNSTRLGDAQNPSTNFFNSSLSDRGARFSAKDPDHVNQLGFDADLLRADGVLANGATSATITVTTSGDQYLPGVITFATDLYAPKVDQTKTVVDLDGGSVEQGDVLEYRIAGTNTGQDAATGVVVRDPVPAGTTYVPGSITVGGAARTDAGSDDTAERDIAGDRIVARVGSGATATAGGRLAVNGTYDVRFRVTVGDGLVAGTKLVNTVTTSFFSESLNTPLTAVSTATSTVAAPNLRIAKSHTGSLTPGGQATYRLRVSNDGTAATQGTVTVVDRLPAELTATSAAGSGWSCGVTDAGKTVTCTRADALATGAAHPDITLDVDVAADADGTVPNTATVSGGGDATPDDGSSTDPAVATPTSDLSLRKTASTATAVVGEQVTFTLTARNDGPSTARGVRVTDVLPVGLERVSATASQGSCDTAIACELGTLAPGAEATVTVVARATTAGAATTVRNTATVTGTQPDPNATNDRAAADVAVGGADLEVTKTAVGTPQAGGTASWDVTVHNAGPSPASGVVLRDVLPAQVTNASTDRGCAVEGGEVRCTVGSLAAGASYVVRVSADVAANATSLRNTASALAAERDPDTTDNTATVETPVAGEADLQVTKVADRAAAEPGGLVTFTLRVKDGGPASATGVLLRDELPAGLTFVSASAGCTAAGQTVTCAVGALATGATAERQVVARVADGAVGTLVNVARASGSQPDPVPTNDAAAAAVAVVDRADLRVTKTSDPASARPGATVAYRLAVANDGPAAAKDVVLSDPLPAGLSFVDASSGCTVDEGTVTCRLGTLAAGASREVVVTATVDAVDLPGAHQHLLGVQKVERQVDLAAGATEGFELACPQPGMVMTDGAIRVDAVDQGTGTLADVRVLRAESVDQDRYAFTVRSTAAGQAQAKAFGTCVAATTGDEGGHGHDVVLSDVAATTQTVPAGRSDVAVACGPGKVATAPGLRVASGSARVVGSEPQGTGRRFTVEADEAADVRVSVRCVDRATGTADGHFHELALREVARTVTVAAGATASEQVTCGDQEKGITASYDLPAGLLLAGHDPQPKTRVFKLVNTTAAPLEAQLDLLCLGDRTGGPAVVSQAVNTATVTTTTPDPDAADHVATATTTVLAGDVRDDAAPSTPAPQGQPSVPAPAPAAPAAAAPAPAGTAPAALTFPDATATLTLTGGQPSVRVGLRCAKAKGCKGTAKLVARKGLKGVKAGALLARGTYSVGTGKTAKVRLVLTKAGREAARSGRLRTATLVAGGRSRALRVGR, via the coding sequence ATGCTCCGACGCCCGTTCGGCCGCTGCCTCGCGCCGCTGCTCGCCCTCGCGCTCCTCGGCGCCGCGCCCACGGCGGCCAGCGCCGATCGCGGGTTCACGCCGCGCTTCTCGGCCAACGACACGGGCGACGTCACGCTGGCGTCCAACGCGCTGATGACCTGCCCGACGTCGGCGAGCGGATGCTCGACCGTCCAGCAGGGCACGCAGAACGCCGTCGCGCAGAACAACGACTGGAACATGACCTACGTCGACGTCGACGGCGACCCGACGACGTTCAACTCCTCCCGCGCGACGCTGGACCTGCCGGCGGGTGCGACGGTCCTCTTCGCGGGCCTGTACTACGGCGGCGACTGGTCCACCGGGACCGCCGCGGCGCCGAACGCCACCGCGCGCAACAAGGTCAAGCTCCGCGCCCCCGGCGACACCGTCCCCCGCCTGCTGACGGCGTCCGTGGTCGACGACTCGACGCTCAACGTCGGCCGCTACCAGGGCTTCGTCGACGTCACCGACGTCGTGAGCGCCCGCGGCGAGGGCCAGTACACGGTCGCCGACGTCCAGGCCGGCAAGGGCGCCGACCACTACGCCGGCTGGTCGCTCGTCGTCGCCTACCGCGACACGACGCAGCCCGCCCGCAACCTCACGGTCTTCGACGGCCTGCGCACGATCCGCCCGAGCGACCCGCCGACGACGATCCCCGTGAGCGGCTTCAAGACGCCGCCCGCCGGCGAGGTCCGGACGACGGTCGGCTTCGTCACCTGGGAGGGCGACCTCGGCTACACGGGTGACACCGCCACGCTCAACAGCACCCGCCTGGGCGACGCGCAGAACCCGTCGACGAACTTCTTCAACAGCTCGCTGAGCGACCGCGGCGCCCGCTTCAGCGCCAAGGACCCCGACCACGTCAACCAGCTGGGCTTCGACGCCGACCTGCTCAGGGCCGACGGCGTCCTGGCCAACGGCGCGACGTCGGCGACGATCACCGTCACGACCTCCGGCGACCAGTACCTGCCGGGCGTCATCACCTTCGCCACCGACCTCTACGCGCCGAAGGTCGACCAGACGAAGACCGTCGTGGACCTCGACGGCGGCAGCGTCGAGCAGGGCGACGTCCTCGAGTACCGCATCGCGGGCACCAACACCGGCCAGGACGCCGCCACCGGCGTCGTCGTGCGCGACCCGGTCCCGGCCGGCACGACGTACGTCCCCGGCTCGATCACCGTGGGCGGCGCCGCCCGCACCGACGCGGGCAGCGACGACACCGCCGAGCGCGACATCGCGGGCGACCGCATCGTCGCCCGCGTGGGCAGCGGTGCCACCGCGACGGCCGGCGGCCGCCTCGCGGTCAACGGCACCTACGACGTCCGCTTCCGCGTGACGGTCGGCGACGGGCTCGTGGCCGGTACGAAGCTCGTGAACACCGTCACGACGAGCTTCTTCTCCGAGTCGCTCAACACGCCGCTCACCGCGGTGAGCACCGCCACGAGCACCGTCGCCGCGCCCAACCTGCGCATCGCCAAGAGCCACACCGGCTCGCTCACGCCCGGGGGCCAGGCGACCTACCGCCTGCGGGTCTCCAACGACGGCACCGCCGCCACCCAGGGCACCGTGACGGTCGTCGATCGCCTGCCGGCCGAGCTCACCGCCACGAGCGCCGCCGGCAGCGGCTGGTCCTGCGGGGTCACCGACGCCGGCAAGACCGTCACCTGCACCCGCGCCGACGCCCTGGCGACCGGCGCCGCCCACCCCGACATCACGCTGGACGTCGACGTCGCGGCCGACGCGGACGGCACCGTGCCGAACACCGCCACGGTGAGCGGCGGGGGCGACGCGACGCCGGACGACGGCAGCTCCACCGACCCGGCGGTGGCCACCCCGACCTCCGACCTGTCGCTGCGCAAGACCGCCTCGACCGCCACCGCGGTGGTCGGGGAGCAGGTCACCTTCACGCTGACCGCGCGCAACGACGGCCCGTCGACCGCCCGCGGCGTGCGCGTCACCGACGTCCTGCCCGTCGGCCTCGAGCGCGTCTCGGCCACCGCCTCCCAGGGCAGCTGCGACACGGCGATCGCCTGCGAGCTCGGCACGCTCGCCCCCGGCGCCGAGGCCACGGTGACGGTCGTCGCCCGCGCCACGACGGCCGGCGCGGCCACGACGGTCCGCAACACCGCGACCGTCACCGGCACGCAGCCCGACCCGAACGCGACCAACGACCGCGCCGCGGCCGACGTCGCCGTCGGCGGCGCCGACCTCGAGGTCACGAAGACCGCGGTCGGCACGCCGCAGGCCGGCGGGACCGCCAGCTGGGACGTCACCGTCCACAACGCCGGCCCGTCGCCCGCCTCGGGCGTCGTCCTGCGCGACGTCCTGCCCGCCCAGGTCACCAACGCCTCGACGGACCGCGGCTGCGCCGTCGAGGGCGGCGAGGTGCGCTGCACCGTCGGGAGCCTCGCCGCGGGCGCCTCGTACGTCGTCCGCGTCAGCGCCGACGTCGCCGCGAACGCCACGAGCCTGCGCAACACCGCCTCGGCGCTGGCCGCCGAGCGCGACCCGGACACGACGGACAACACCGCGACCGTCGAGACGCCCGTCGCCGGCGAGGCCGACCTCCAGGTCACGAAGGTGGCCGACCGCGCCGCCGCGGAGCCGGGCGGCCTGGTCACCTTCACGCTGCGCGTGAAGGACGGCGGCCCGGCGAGCGCGACCGGCGTCCTGCTGCGCGACGAGCTGCCGGCCGGCCTGACCTTCGTCTCGGCCTCGGCGGGCTGCACGGCCGCCGGCCAGACGGTCACCTGCGCCGTCGGGGCCCTCGCCACCGGCGCGACCGCCGAGCGCCAGGTCGTCGCCCGCGTCGCCGACGGCGCCGTCGGCACGCTGGTCAACGTCGCCCGCGCGTCCGGCTCGCAGCCCGACCCGGTCCCGACGAACGACGCCGCGGCCGCCGCGGTCGCCGTCGTCGACCGCGCCGACCTGCGCGTCACGAAGACCTCCGACCCCGCGTCGGCCCGGCCGGGCGCCACGGTCGCCTACCGGCTGGCCGTCGCCAACGACGGCCCCGCGGCCGCCAAGGACGTCGTCCTCAGCGACCCGCTGCCGGCCGGCCTGAGCTTCGTCGACGCCTCGAGCGGCTGCACGGTCGACGAGGGCACGGTGACCTGCCGGCTCGGCACGCTGGCTGCCGGCGCCTCGCGCGAGGTCGTCGTCACCGCGACGGTCGACGCCGTCGACCTGCCGGGCGCCCACCAGCACCTGCTCGGCGTCCAGAAGGTCGAGCGCCAGGTCGACCTCGCCGCCGGCGCCACGGAGGGCTTCGAGCTCGCCTGCCCGCAGCCCGGCATGGTCATGACCGACGGCGCCATCCGCGTCGACGCGGTCGACCAGGGCACCGGCACGCTGGCCGACGTGCGCGTCCTGCGCGCCGAGTCGGTCGACCAGGACCGCTACGCCTTCACCGTGCGCAGCACCGCCGCCGGCCAGGCCCAGGCCAAGGCCTTCGGCACCTGCGTGGCCGCGACGACCGGCGACGAGGGCGGCCACGGCCACGACGTCGTCCTCAGCGACGTCGCCGCCACCACCCAGACCGTCCCGGCCGGGCGCAGCGACGTCGCCGTCGCCTGCGGCCCCGGCAAGGTCGCGACCGCCCCCGGCCTGCGCGTCGCCTCCGGCAGCGCCCGCGTGGTGGGCAGCGAGCCGCAGGGCACCGGCCGCCGCTTCACCGTCGAGGCCGACGAGGCCGCCGACGTCCGGGTCTCGGTGCGCTGCGTCGACCGCGCGACGGGCACGGCCGACGGCCACTTCCACGAGCTCGCCCTGCGTGAGGTCGCCCGGACGGTCACCGTCGCCGCCGGCGCCACGGCCTCCGAGCAGGTGACCTGCGGCGACCAGGAGAAGGGCATCACCGCCTCCTACGACCTGCCCGCCGGCCTGCTGCTCGCCGGCCACGACCCGCAGCCCAAGACGCGCGTCTTCAAGCTCGTCAACACGACCGCCGCGCCGCTCGAGGCCCAGCTGGACCTCCTCTGCCTCGGCGACCGCACCGGCGGCCCCGCGGTCGTCAGCCAGGCGGTCAACACCGCGACGGTGACGACCACCACGCCGGACCCTGACGCGGCCGACCACGTGGCCACCGCGACGACGACGGTGCTCGCCGGCGACGTGCGCGACGACGCCGCGCCGTCGACCCCGGCGCCCCAGGGCCAGCCGTCGGTCCCGGCGCCCGCCCCGGCCGCGCCGGCCGCGGCGGCGCCCGCGCCGGCCGGCACCGCCCCCGCCGCGCTGACGTTCCCCGATGCCACGGCGACCCTCACGCTCACCGGCGGGCAGCCGTCGGTCCGGGTCGGGCTGCGCTGCGCCAAGGCCAAGGGCTGCAAGGGCACCGCCAAGCTCGTCGCGCGCAAGGGCCTGAAGGGCGTCAAGGCGGGCGCGCTCCTCGCGCGCGGGACCTACAGCGTCGGCACGGGCAAGACCGCCAAGGTGCGCCTCGTGCTGACGAAGGCCGGGCGCGAGGCCGCGCGGTCCGGCCGCCTGAGGACGGCCACGCTCGTGGCCGGCGGGCGCAGCCGCGCGCTGCGCGTCGGGCGCTAG
- a CDS encoding MlaD family protein — MKRALVVTVIAVLAASLAAFGPFGGDSSDRPEYKVVLDNSFGLTEGTDFRATGVRVGSVKRLDVDPRSARAIATVQVEDTSFGTLRRDARCVVEPQSLIGEYYMDCDPGKGAALPEGGTIPVSQTAGTVPPDLVTQIMTRPYRERFGILLSELGAGLASRGEDVNAAIQRAIPALRETDKVLALLAEEQDTLQALTRDADVVVGRLADSKDDVAQFVSEARDTAEASASRADDLRGTIQRFPRFQSELRPVLRDLSTVARRNTPALRDLRASAGSLTTLLERLGPFSRATVPALRSLGEASDVGSRALRVADTTVERLRATAAKAPEPVTNLRFVGEHLDDRANAVEKNPLSPGGQGFTGLEAFLQYPYVQAQAINLFDVRGYTLKLNALVNECTGYTNANGALANPGRTQRCSSALGPNSPKLQALPHAARAQQRATTKDSDSGTSAQPATPQAPAAQPEQPTTPAQPEAQQPEPQRPGIQLPEIKIPGLPTIKLPPLLGGGSGARGQGSGSQANPTGLLDFLLGP, encoded by the coding sequence GTGAAGCGCGCGCTGGTCGTGACCGTCATCGCGGTGCTCGCGGCGTCGCTGGCCGCCTTCGGCCCGTTCGGCGGCGACAGCAGCGACCGCCCCGAGTACAAGGTCGTGCTCGACAACTCCTTCGGCCTGACCGAGGGGACCGACTTCCGCGCCACCGGCGTGCGCGTCGGCTCGGTCAAGCGCCTGGACGTCGACCCGCGCAGCGCCCGTGCGATCGCCACCGTCCAGGTCGAGGACACCTCGTTCGGGACCCTGCGCCGCGACGCCCGCTGCGTCGTCGAGCCGCAGTCGCTCATCGGCGAGTACTACATGGACTGCGACCCCGGCAAGGGCGCCGCGCTGCCCGAGGGCGGCACGATCCCGGTCTCGCAGACCGCCGGCACCGTCCCGCCGGACCTGGTCACGCAGATCATGACCCGGCCGTACCGCGAGCGGTTCGGGATCCTGCTCTCCGAGCTCGGCGCCGGCCTCGCCTCGCGCGGGGAGGACGTCAACGCGGCGATCCAGCGGGCGATCCCGGCGCTGCGCGAGACCGACAAGGTGCTCGCGCTCCTCGCCGAGGAGCAGGACACGCTGCAGGCGCTGACCCGTGACGCCGACGTCGTCGTCGGCCGCTTGGCCGACTCGAAGGACGACGTCGCCCAGTTCGTCTCGGAGGCGCGCGACACCGCCGAGGCCTCCGCCTCGCGGGCCGACGACCTGCGCGGCACGATCCAGCGCTTCCCGCGCTTCCAGTCCGAGCTGCGCCCGGTCCTCCGGGACCTCTCGACCGTCGCCCGGCGCAACACGCCCGCCCTGCGCGACCTGCGCGCGTCGGCCGGCAGCCTGACGACGCTGCTCGAGCGCCTCGGGCCGTTCTCGCGCGCCACCGTCCCGGCGCTGCGCTCGCTCGGCGAGGCCTCCGACGTCGGCTCGCGGGCGCTGCGGGTCGCCGACACCACGGTCGAGCGCCTGCGCGCGACGGCCGCCAAGGCGCCCGAGCCCGTCACGAACCTGCGCTTCGTCGGCGAGCACCTCGACGACCGCGCCAACGCCGTCGAGAAGAACCCGCTGAGCCCGGGCGGCCAGGGCTTCACCGGCCTCGAGGCCTTCCTCCAGTACCCCTACGTCCAGGCCCAGGCGATCAACCTCTTCGACGTCCGTGGCTACACGCTGAAGCTCAACGCGCTCGTCAACGAGTGCACGGGCTACACGAACGCCAACGGCGCACTGGCCAACCCGGGCCGCACGCAGCGCTGCTCGTCCGCGCTGGGCCCGAACTCGCCCAAGCTCCAGGCGCTGCCGCACGCGGCGCGGGCCCAGCAGCGCGCGACGACGAAGGACAGCGACTCGGGCACGAGCGCGCAGCCCGCGACCCCGCAGGCGCCCGCCGCCCAGCCCGAGCAGCCCACGACGCCGGCGCAGCCCGAGGCCCAGCAGCCCGAGCCCCAGCGTCCCGGCATCCAGCTGCCCGAGATCAAGATCCCGGGCCTGCCGACCATCAAGCTGCCGCCGCTGCTCGGCGGAGGCTCCGGCGCTCGCGGTCAGGGCAGTGGCTCGCAGGCCAACCCGACCGGCCTCCTCGACTTCCTCCTGGGCCCATGA
- a CDS encoding DUF429 domain-containing protein, with amino-acid sequence MTTTLGIDLAPEPAATTVCLVGWAAGGASVDVLAAGEHEGRALDDDHLLELLDAAAKAGLAAPFDAAGAADRGPGARCAQLLAALAGRRGAATASRDGSGLVVAVDPDAALAALTEGVAPRAAPPQDVVPSPLEALLAGLGPEFVVRPAHRALAAAEPAALRALTCALVARAARLGLTVPPPDVAALRQALVDGWTHAPVPGAVARLCAPAG; translated from the coding sequence GTGACCACGACCCTCGGCATCGACCTCGCCCCCGAGCCGGCGGCGACGACCGTCTGCCTGGTCGGCTGGGCCGCGGGCGGCGCATCGGTCGACGTCCTCGCCGCCGGTGAGCACGAGGGCCGGGCCCTGGACGACGACCACCTCCTCGAGCTCCTGGACGCCGCCGCGAAGGCCGGCCTCGCGGCGCCCTTCGACGCCGCCGGTGCGGCCGACCGGGGTCCCGGCGCGCGCTGCGCGCAGCTGCTCGCGGCGCTGGCCGGGCGCCGTGGCGCCGCCACTGCCTCGCGCGACGGCAGCGGGCTTGTCGTCGCCGTCGACCCGGACGCGGCGCTCGCCGCCCTGACCGAGGGCGTGGCGCCCCGGGCCGCGCCGCCGCAGGACGTCGTCCCCTCGCCGCTCGAAGCGCTCCTCGCCGGCCTCGGCCCCGAGTTCGTGGTGCGCCCCGCGCATCGCGCGCTGGCGGCCGCCGAGCCGGCGGCCCTGCGTGCGCTGACCTGCGCCCTCGTGGCGCGCGCCGCCCGCCTCGGGCTCACGGTCCCGCCGCCGGACGTGGCGGCGCTGCGCCAGGCGCTGGTCGACGGCTGGACCCACGCGCCGGTGCCTGGCGCGGTCGCCCGGCTCTGCGCCCCCGCCGGCTGA
- a CDS encoding MlaD family protein has translation MERQGLVRVVAIAALVVVLLIAGAVVLLGGSSYRVTATLENTSQLVKGNLVTVAGERVGTVADIRLSDDGRGLVDLDIDGDVAPLRQGTRAVVKIRSLSGVANRVVELQLGDGKNPDLGDGATIPMTDTESSVEIDQLFNTFDTKTREGTQKAIRFFRDLNRGNEDDARQALRYLDPALAASSRLFAELNSGNGRDMDRFVTETSKLVTDLSAKDDDLAGLVQDLGTTMSALASRRTELSDAITTLPAFMRRTNTTFVNLRAALDDLDPTVRAARPVVRDDLRPLFDQLRPLARDAQPTVRDLSRTIRRTGADNDLVELLRRQPAIDRVANQTAQRNGAQRPGAFKASQEASKGATPQIAYFRPFSNDLVGWFDDFSHSGQYDALGSFSRAGLTANQFTITPLLDAILPVPPSLRDELELGTVATGRNNRCPGSIERPAADGTNPYVPENIDCDRNQAPVGP, from the coding sequence GTGGAACGGCAAGGACTGGTGCGGGTCGTGGCGATCGCCGCGCTCGTCGTCGTCCTCCTCATCGCGGGCGCGGTCGTGCTGCTCGGCGGCAGCTCCTACCGCGTCACGGCCACGCTCGAGAACACGAGCCAGCTCGTGAAGGGCAACCTCGTCACGGTCGCCGGCGAGCGCGTCGGCACGGTGGCCGACATCCGTCTGAGCGACGACGGCCGCGGGCTCGTCGACCTCGACATCGACGGCGACGTCGCCCCGCTGCGCCAGGGCACCCGCGCCGTCGTGAAGATCCGCTCGCTGTCGGGCGTCGCCAACCGCGTCGTCGAGCTCCAGCTCGGCGACGGCAAGAACCCCGACCTGGGCGACGGCGCGACGATCCCGATGACCGACACCGAGTCGTCCGTCGAGATCGACCAGCTCTTCAACACCTTCGACACGAAGACGCGCGAGGGCACGCAGAAGGCCATCCGCTTCTTCCGGGACCTCAACCGGGGCAACGAGGACGACGCGCGCCAGGCGCTGCGCTACCTCGACCCCGCGCTCGCCGCCTCGAGCCGGCTGTTCGCCGAGCTCAACTCGGGCAACGGGCGCGACATGGACCGCTTCGTCACCGAGACCTCGAAGCTCGTCACCGACCTCTCGGCCAAGGACGACGACCTGGCCGGGCTCGTCCAGGACCTCGGCACGACCATGTCCGCGCTGGCCAGCCGCCGCACCGAGCTCTCGGACGCGATCACCACGCTGCCGGCGTTCATGCGTCGCACGAACACGACGTTCGTCAACCTCCGCGCGGCGCTCGACGACCTCGACCCGACGGTCCGCGCCGCCCGCCCGGTCGTCCGCGACGACCTGCGCCCGCTGTTCGACCAGCTGCGCCCGCTCGCCCGCGACGCGCAGCCGACGGTCCGCGACCTCTCCCGGACGATCCGCCGCACCGGGGCCGACAACGACCTCGTCGAGCTCCTGCGCCGCCAGCCGGCCATCGACCGCGTCGCCAACCAGACCGCGCAGCGCAACGGCGCGCAGCGTCCCGGCGCCTTCAAGGCCAGCCAGGAGGCGTCGAAGGGCGCCACGCCGCAGATCGCGTACTTCCGGCCGTTCTCCAACGACCTGGTCGGCTGGTTCGACGACTTCTCGCACTCCGGCCAGTACGACGCCCTGGGCTCGTTCTCGCGCGCCGGCCTGACGGCCAACCAGTTCACGATCACGCCGCTGCTCGACGCGATCCTGCCCGTGCCGCCGTCGCTGCGCGACGAGCTCGAGCTCGGCACGGTCGCCACGGGCCGCAACAACCGCTGCCCCGGCTCGATCGAGCGCCCGGCCGCCGACGGGACCAACCCGTACGTGCCCGAGAACATCGACTGCGACCGCAACCAGGCGCCGGTGGGCCCGTGA
- a CDS encoding MlaD family protein, with the protein MRRRRASIAANPILVGAVTVLVTVTAVFLAYNANSGLPFVPSYEFKVIAPSSARLVPGNDVREGGERIGAVKEIKVVSTPEGRKAEITLNIDEASSPLPEDSRVLIRPRSTLGLKYVDLLRGESTRTLAQGDAIRVDQTSVPPELDEFFSIFDEPTREDVRTNLTTGGSGFAGRGVDLNRTLAALPQLLGDLVPVMRTLSDPETDLRGFVRELADAARVVRPVAEDLAGGFRSGAQVFEAVSRDPQALRETIAESPATLQAGIDSFGEQRPLLRQLASISDELQGTAREIRASAPTLGRALGAGTAVLPDTPAFNERLETTFSSLRELAGAPTTNLTLAGLGSTLETLNPTLRWVGPHITVCNYWNSWWTYLSDHINEQVPSGTLQRIQVKLSSPFQPNGPAVFSAKEPANGDPLPDPPTNELTGGAAFFHAQPYGRAVDEEGNADCESGQRGYPNRLTNDAVIPPQFNIATSARTPGNQGATFTGKPRVPEGQTFSAEPEGLAPKVVGTP; encoded by the coding sequence ATGAGGCGGCGTCGCGCATCCATCGCCGCCAACCCGATCCTCGTCGGGGCGGTGACCGTGCTCGTGACGGTCACGGCGGTCTTCCTCGCCTACAACGCCAACAGCGGCCTGCCGTTCGTCCCGAGCTACGAGTTCAAGGTCATCGCGCCCTCGAGCGCGCGCCTCGTGCCGGGCAACGACGTCCGCGAGGGCGGCGAGCGCATCGGCGCGGTCAAGGAGATCAAGGTCGTCTCGACGCCGGAGGGGCGCAAGGCCGAGATCACGCTGAACATCGACGAGGCCTCCTCGCCGCTGCCCGAGGACTCGCGCGTGCTGATCCGCCCCCGCTCGACGCTCGGCCTGAAGTACGTCGACCTGCTGCGCGGCGAGTCGACGCGGACGCTCGCCCAGGGCGACGCGATCCGGGTCGACCAGACCTCGGTCCCGCCGGAGCTCGACGAGTTCTTCTCGATCTTCGACGAGCCCACGCGGGAGGACGTCCGCACGAACCTGACGACGGGTGGTTCGGGGTTCGCGGGTCGCGGGGTGGACCTCAACCGGACGCTGGCGGCGCTGCCGCAGCTGCTGGGCGACCTGGTGCCGGTCATGCGCACGCTCTCGGACCCGGAGACCGATCTGCGGGGCTTCGTGCGCGAGCTGGCTGATGCGGCGCGCGTGGTGCGTCCGGTGGCCGAGGACCTCGCGGGGGGCTTTCGGTCGGGCGCGCAGGTCTTCGAGGCGGTCTCGCGCGATCCGCAGGCGCTGCGCGAGACGATCGCCGAGTCGCCGGCGACGTTGCAGGCGGGCATCGACTCGTTCGGTGAGCAGCGGCCGTTGCTGCGTCAGCTGGCCTCGATCTCCGACGAGCTGCAGGGCACCGCGCGGGAGATCCGTGCCTCGGCGCCGACGCTGGGTCGTGCGCTGGGCGCCGGCACCGCGGTGCTGCCCGACACGCCGGCCTTCAACGAGCGCCTGGAGACGACGTTCAGCTCGCTGCGTGAGCTGGCGGGCGCGCCGACGACGAACCTGACGCTCGCGGGCCTGGGCTCGACGCTGGAGACGCTGAACCCGACGCTGCGCTGGGTCGGCCCGCACATCACGGTGTGCAACTACTGGAACTCGTGGTGGACCTACCTGTCTGACCACATCAACGAGCAGGTGCCGTCCGGCACGCTGCAGCGCATCCAGGTCAAGCTCTCGAGCCCCTTCCAGCCCAACGGCCCGGCGGTCTTCAGCGCCAAGGAGCCCGCCAACGGCGACCCGCTGCCCGACCCGCCGACCAACGAGCTGACCGGCGGCGCGGCGTTCTTCCACGCCCAGCCCTACGGCCGGGCGGTCGACGAGGAGGGCAACGCCGACTGCGAGTCGGGCCAGCGCGGCTACCCCAACCGGCTCACCAACGACGCCGTGATCCCGCCGCAGTTCAACATCGCCACGTCGGCGCGCACCCCGGGCAACCAGGGCGCGACGTTCACCGGCAAGCCGCGCGTGCCTGAGGGCCAGACGTTCAGCGCCGAGCCCGAGGGCCTGGCCCCGAAGGTGGTGGGCACCCCGTGA